The following coding sequences lie in one Gadus morhua chromosome 20, gadMor3.0, whole genome shotgun sequence genomic window:
- the LOC115533628 gene encoding gamma-crystallin M1-like codes for MMGKITFYEEKNFQGRSYECMSDCSDMSSYMSRCQSCRVESGCFMLYERNNYMGQQFFMRRGEYNDMHRMQSMGMMFDNIRSCRMIPFHRGQFRMKIYERENFGGQSNEMMDDCDNIQDRYRMSDCQSCHVMDGHWLMYEQPHYKGRMMYMRPGEYRSFRDMGMSGQSFMSMRRITDMC; via the exons ATGATGGGCAAG ATCACTTTCTACGAGGAGAAGAACTTCCAGGGTCGCTCCTATGAGTGCATGAGCGACTGCTCCGACATGTCCTCCTACATGAGCAGGTGCCAGTCCTGCAGGGTGGAGAGCGGCTGCTTCATGCTCTATGAGAGGAACAACTACATGGGCCAGCAGTTCTtcatgaggaggggagagtacAACGACATGCACCGCATGCAGAGCATGGGAATGATGTTTGACAACATCAGGTCCTGCAGAATGATCCCCTTT CACAGAGGCCAGTTCAGGATGAAGATCTACGAGAGGGAGAACTTCGGTGGTCAGTCCAATGAGATGATGGACGACTGTGACAACATTCAGGATCGTTACCGCATGTCCGACTGCCAGTCCTGCCACGTGATGGACGGCCACTGGCTGATGTACGAGCAGCCCCACTACAAGGGCAGGATGATGTACATGAGGCCCGGAGAGTACAGGAGCTTCAGGGATATGGGCATGAGCGGCCAGAGCTTCATGAGCATGAGGCGTATCACTGACATGTGTTAG